In Nomascus leucogenys isolate Asia unplaced genomic scaffold, Asia_NLE_v1 000936F_68242_qpd_obj, whole genome shotgun sequence, the DNA window CAGTGGAGATGCAGGCACAAGGGACAAATCCAAGCAGGATCCTGCAACATCAGCTGGGGTGGGCAGACTGCAGGCGTCCCTGACAAGCCTGTATCATCAGCAAACTTTCTATCACTTTCACCATTCTTTGTGCCTGCTCCCTGACCCTGTTTCAGAATCATGCATTACCTAGGTATTTAATTTACCTGGAGCTCAAAACAACATTTTACAACAGGGAATTAGAGATGGGATCATTCATGATCACCAAACTGTGGGGCACAAAGCTGATTTTCtgaaatgtgcaggtttgctgaGCATTCCCCTCTTCAGTGCCCACTTCACTGTCCTACTTCCCATCATCTtgttaaaaattatcttgttggctgggcgcagtggctcacgcctataatcccagcactttgggagtcctaggtgggtggatcacctgaagtcaggagttcaagaataacctggccaacatggtgaaaccctgtctctacttaaaatataaaaattagccaggtgtggtggcccatgcttgtaatcccaggtacgcGGGAGGCtgcgcaggagaattgcttgaacctgggaggcagaagttgcagcgagctgagatgtcacaactgcactctagcctggacgatcAAAGTGAAaatccatcttggaaaaaaaattatcttgtttgtttttacttttatttattcatttctgacAGGGGTCTTGGTATGTTACACAGACTGGtgttaaactcctaggctcaaactatcctcttgcctcagactcccagtgctaggattacaggcatgagccaccatccctggcctagTTTTCATCATCTTAACTTAGACACGCGTCCTCAGGAAGAATTCAGAAAGGCACCCTCACTAGATCTGAATCCCCCAGTAGCTAGCTTCCTAGCATGGCAGCCTCTCTATAGCATCTCCCCTAGCTGATCcctctgcctctattgagatggTTGCATGATACATATTTTAGGACAGGGCTGCCAACAGGATAGTGCATGGACATGCTAGTATCCCCTTCACTGTTACATCCTCATAGGCTGGCTCGCAGTAGATGCCCACTAGCGTTTACTGTAACAGGCTCTGCTGTGGTCTGCGGAGAAAGCTCACCACCCTCCCTCACCTCAGCAGCTGGTCCAGGTGGCCTTCGAGGAAAGAAACAGAGTTCATAGAAAGCTTTTGGAGGTAACGCAGCTTGAGGAACTGAGTGGTGAATTGGGTTACAATCTGCTTCTTCTGCTCTGGGGAAGTGTAGCGAGAGACATCCATGTGGGAGAGAACGAGCTCCTGAAGATTCTTCATCTGGCCCAGGTATGGGGTAAACTGTGTCAGCATGGGCAGTGCCCACTTGCAATtcacttccacctcctggatacAGTCTAGGTTCACCATTTTCAGGATGCTTCTGACATTGTGGAAGGGCATTCCCAACATTTTCAGCTTCTTACAGCACAGGTGTAGTAAATCTTTCCTCTGCTTGACCCACAGAAGGAGGCAGGTGAGATATTCATCCAGAGTCCTGTTTTTGAGCCAAAGGTCTATGATCACAGTCAAGGGCTGCTGTCCTCTCATCCTTGGACAGTCCTGcactggttttctgttcctcatgGCAATGGGGAAGCACCcatgggccatggcttcagaccAAACCATCCAGAAGTTGTCAGAGACatcctgtaaatccagcacttgaAGTTTCCACCTCCTGTGGGAAAATAGAGGTGAGACTGAGAATTTAAGGACTCATTTCTGAACTTAAACTCCACATCCTGGATAGcagctcctcccctccctgcttctTGTCCCTCTCTCTGACTTTTCTCCACCCTATTTTCCCCTTGCATCCTgcccacttccacatttttttttttttttgagaccaagtctccctctgtcgcccaggctggagttcagtggtgcgatgtcagctcacagcaacctccacttcccgggttcaaacgattctcctgcctcaacctcgcaagtagctgggattacaggagcccaccaccatgcccagctcatttttgtatttttagtagagctggggtttaccatgttggacaggctggtctcaatctcttgacctcagcctcccaatgtgctgggattacattgtgagccactgtgcccggcccagttcTCACTTTTCATGGTGGCTTTCAGTGCCATTAGAGGAGAGCTTCCTGTTACCTCCATGGACCTTGCGTGGTGAGCAGTGCTTTCCCTGAGGAGCTGGGGAATGGCCAaggcctctcagcttcctcaccaccaccatccccccTTGCGCCTCCTCACTTCTCATGAGCCAGCTGTTCCTTCTGTTGGACACCTGGGCCCTCCCCACCAGCCCACCTGGGCCACCTCACCTGGGACGAACCCCGTGGGTAAGCAGTGCATCAAGCCCATCGAGCACAGCGTGGAAGGTGTCCAGACAAGGCATCTTCATCAGAGGCCTCAGAGGGAGGCGGCGGAAAGGCCAGGCCTGCACCATCAGCTTCAGGGCCTCATAGCGTCTCCTGTTGAAGGCCTCCATGAACAGTAAGGGGAAAAGTTCCTTGGGCAGCTCCTCCAGGGTGGAGATGGCCAAGGCCTGGTCCCTCAGCAGGCTCCGCCCCGCCAGCTCCAGGAGTCTGGGTGGAGTCCGGATGCTCATCTTCATGAATCTGCAAGGAAAAGTTGCAGAGGACAAACCCAGAGAAAAGGCATCACTCTCAGGCCAAGCCCATCAATCTCATCTTCACTCAGGGCCAAAGTCGCGGCTCTGGCAATGGTGAAAGAGTCCTCAGTTTACTCCAATTCTACGCTGTACTCAGTGGCCATTAAGCCAGCATTCTGCCTCTGCTGCATCAGCATGAGGGTCTCCCAAGCAGTGAGGTGGCAGGGCCACCACTAGTCCTTCCTTTCTATCCAGTGCTCATCCAGTGACTAGTGAGTATGGAGGAACCTGAAAGCTAATCCTTCCCACCGTTGGGGGAAATTACTAATTACTCAAGGTTCTAAAACAATGGGGATGGGAATGTCACACGCCTACATGCCTACATTCTCAGTTCCTACAAACAAGCTGGTTAGGAACATTCATGGGGCATCCCTAGAATAGGTTCTATTTGTTTTAGTTTCATTATTTaagctttctttccctttctatctctttcttctttccttctttccctgtctccctcccttgtttctttctttccccctctttctcccttctttctttcttgtcttctttccctccctcccttctctcattctctctctttctctctttctctccctctctttctgacagggtcttgctctgtcacccagcctggagtgcagtggtgggatctcggctcagtgcagccttgacctcccaggctcaaaggattcttcctcctcagcctcccaagtagctgggaccacagttatgcatcaccacacccaactaatcttttattttttgacttttcgtAAAGACAGTGCATttcgctatgttgtccaagctggtcttgaatgcccagtctcaagcaatccacccaccttggcctcccaaagtactgggattataggtgtgagcctctgccccagcctcatTATTGAAAATTTCAGTGAGAAGCTTTGAAACCTATGTGACACTGTTACCCATCATTTGCAAGATAGATGCTTCCAATGCACACCTCTtacacatattaaaaatgaaccactttggctgggtgcagtgactcacacttgtaatcccagcatttagggaggccgaggcaggtggatcatctgagatcaggagttcaagacaagcctggccaacatggtaaaacccgacATCTACTAAGacagcaaaaattagccaggtgcagtggtctgtgcctgtagtccaagctactagggaggctgaggcaggaggatcacttgaacccaggaggcagaagttgcagtgagtgagattataccaccgcactccagcctgggaaataggcTAGAttgaaaagagagacagagagagaactaCATTTCCTTAGACTTCTTAATCTCTACCCAGTTAAACCTGATTGGATTTTTGGCTTTCTTCCAGATTAACTAATCGAATTAGATATTCACCCATCAAAATGAAAGATTTAGGGATAGGGTGAAAGTCCGGGACTCATTCACTGATTCCCTCCACAAACATGGAGTTTGACTAATACGTGTCCTTCATAGTCCTGAGTGTGAGATAGGGAAGGGTTGAATCTCTTCCTGATAttagacagaaaggaaaaaaacttgcAAGTATCTTTGCTGAGGGATCCTTGGCCACCTCAAATTTATCCAAATATTTCAGAGTTAAAAGAGTTTTACAAAGACAGAGATGACAGTCCCTAAGAAAACACAATAGAAATCTTCATGTATCCAATGATCACCTGGGTGGCATAATTTGTTTTGGTGTTGAGGGAGCTGAGTCTCacttcgtcgcccaggctggagtgcagtggcgccatcttggctcactgttacCTCTGCCTCcgagattcaagcaattctcatgcttcagccttccatgtagctgggattacaggcatgcacctccacatCCATGTCTCCATTTGGGTGGAAGAGGATGTGATTGGTGTAAAATTAAGGTCAAAGATCCTTTTTGgttaagattttgtttttggccgggcgcggtggctcacgattgtaatcccagcactttgggaggccgaggcgggcggatcacgaggtcaggagatcga includes these proteins:
- the LOC100601892 gene encoding PRAME family member 5; amino-acid sequence: MKMSIRTPPRLLELAGRSLLRDQALAISTLEELPKELFPLLFMEAFNRRRYEALKLMVQAWPFRRLPLRPLMKMPCLDTFHAVLDGLDALLTHGVRPRRWKLQVLDLQDVSDNFWMVWSEAMAHGCFPIAMRNRKPVQDCPRMRGQQPLTVIIDLWLKNRTLDEYLTCLLLWVKQRKDLLHLCCKKLKMLGMPFHNVRSILKMVNLDCIQEVEVNCKWALPMLTQFTPYLGQMKNLQELVLSHMDVSRYTSPEQKKQIVTQFTTQFLKLRYLQKLSMNSVSFLEGHLDQLLSCLKTSLKILAITNCVLLESDLRHLSQCPSISQLKTLDLRGIRLANFSLVPLQVLLEKVAATLEYLDLDDCGIVDSQVNAILPALSRCYELTTFSFCGNPISMATLDNLLCHTIRLNNLRLQLYPAPRESYDAGGTLCWSRFAQLRAELVKRVRDLRHPKRILFRTNYCPRCGNRSFYDLEADQCYCRIPAYLDGYVKRFLLDTWKLKPTS